In a genomic window of Nitrospira sp. ND1:
- a CDS encoding lipid asymmetry maintenance protein MlaB, whose protein sequence is MILKPAGDLTIFEVGALYEEIKQAVTAHPQVELDLSEVDTLDASTMQLLIAVRRSERIVLTGVTDPMRSRMAELGA, encoded by the coding sequence ATGATCCTCAAGCCGGCTGGTGATTTGACGATATTCGAAGTCGGTGCGTTGTACGAGGAAATCAAACAGGCGGTTACCGCCCACCCTCAAGTGGAACTGGACCTGTCCGAAGTGGACACACTCGATGCCTCAACGATGCAACTGCTTATTGCCGTCCGCCGGTCCGAACGTATTGTGCTGACAGGGGTGACTGATCCGATGCGATCGCGCATGGCTGAATTGGGCGCGTAA
- a CDS encoding flagellar motor protein MotB: MAKKKHEEHENHERWLVSYADFITLLFAFFVVMYSVSSVNEGKYRTVSDSIKAALNPVNSTPTSRLPFAVGDSKPKMINTDMASANEPVIRRMKEILKKIHPSLALEMPDIKIVETGNGTIMISLPESILFASGEARIRPEALPFLKSLAQILIELDRHVRILGHTDNVPIRTAQFPSNWELSAVRAVMVVRIFSELYEVPISHLSATGFADSKPVATNDTPEGRTKNRRVEIIILEKSLTEETLDSMLPGNVPPALPF, translated from the coding sequence ATGGCGAAGAAGAAACACGAAGAGCACGAAAACCACGAACGCTGGCTGGTGTCCTATGCGGACTTCATCACGCTGCTGTTCGCCTTTTTCGTCGTCATGTATTCCGTCTCGTCCGTCAACGAAGGCAAGTATCGAACGGTGAGCGACTCGATCAAAGCGGCATTGAATCCGGTCAACAGTACTCCCACCAGCCGACTCCCATTTGCGGTAGGCGACTCTAAGCCGAAGATGATTAATACCGACATGGCGAGTGCCAATGAGCCGGTCATTCGACGGATGAAGGAGATACTCAAGAAGATTCACCCTTCGCTGGCTCTCGAGATGCCGGATATCAAGATTGTGGAAACCGGCAACGGGACCATTATGATTTCCCTGCCCGAATCGATTCTCTTTGCGAGCGGTGAAGCACGGATACGCCCCGAAGCCTTACCCTTCTTGAAATCTCTGGCTCAGATTCTGATCGAGTTGGATCGCCATGTCCGCATTCTCGGGCACACGGATAATGTGCCGATTCGAACCGCGCAATTTCCTTCGAATTGGGAACTCTCGGCCGTACGCGCCGTCATGGTCGTGAGAATCTTCTCGGAACTCTATGAAGTGCCGATTTCACACCTCTCCGCGACCGGATTTGCCGACTCGAAGCCGGTTGCAACCAACGATACGCCTGAAGGACGAACGAAAAACCGTCGCGTCGAAATTATAATTCTGGAGAAGAGTCTGACCGAGGAAACTCTGGATTCCATGTTGCCGGGGAATGTCCCTCCGGCGCTCCCGTTCTGA